In Actinoplanes sp. NBC_00393, a single genomic region encodes these proteins:
- the eccCa gene encoding type VII secretion protein EccCa: MGTVTIKRSARRPAPEIPGGELPVDPPPEIPEQVSGRWQQWLMALPMLGGTLAMAMMMGQGRSGPYAYVIGGLFGISSLAMLTTSFGAAGGPRKAEMIAARREYLRHLSGLRRRVRDTAQRQRAGLLYRHPDPQRLWSTVGSHRVWERRPADPDFGVVRVGLGPQTLATPLLPPVTRPLDELEPMTAGALRRFLDAYSVVPDLPVAMSLRGFARVFIRGTDAGARALVRAVLTQLAVFHPPGDLLIAVCAGPEHRADWEWVKWLPHGRHPSRTDALGPVRLVAGTVAGVEALLDDVLAGRPRFHPGEEGETVPHLVIVRDGVEPTGLQDSLAGVTVLDLDAAPPRLLDRSMLVLAVHDDGSLLTSTMDLQAEAGRADGLSEAEAEAVARRLAPLRLATAPDPGGSPTAVETGLAELLGIADPESFTVSAARRARPHRERLRVPIGVNADGLPVELDLKESAQDGMGPHGLLIGATGSGKSELLRTLVLALATTHSSETLNFVLIDFKGGATFASMDRLPHTAALITNLEDALPLVDRMADAIDGELIRRQELLRRAGNFAGLRDYEQARERGAALPPLPSLLVICDEFSELLQKKPEFIELFLQIGRLGRSLGVHLLLASQRLEDGRLRGLDTHLSYRIGLRTFSALESRAVLGVPDAYELPRSPGHGYLKSGTEPLSRFKVAYASGPVRRGGGRGRAAGDADGPRVLPWTTQHVAAPEPVAQAEPPSGETLISVLVDRLAGQGPPAHQVWLPPLERSAALDDLLGPVVTDPRRGLTVANPALHGRLQVPVALVDKPREQLRDVMWLQLAGSAGHVAVVGGTLSGKSTVLRTLICGLALTHTPAEVQVYCLDFGGGGLGTVRDLPHVGGVFGRLDAEGVRRTVGEMVTLLAEREQRFAELGVDSMAGYRQRRGADPFGDVFLVVDGWATLRNDYEELEPVLTDLATRGLSYGIHLAAATSRWMDFRPAVRDLFGSRIELRLGDPADSIINRRAALAVPEQRPGRGVLENPADRSRGLHLLTVRPEVAVLGDTAGLVKAVATAWNGPEAPAVRLLPASVPYPGSGTDHGSGLRIPIGIAESDLQPVTIDFATDPHFLLFGDAECGKSSFLRALATSVTRRFAPEQARVILVDYRRSLMDLPATEHRIGYGIQAQQTQDLMQSVAGYMQRRLPGPEVTAQQLRDRSWWTGPELFVLVDDYDLVVAGPANPLTPLLEYLPQARDIGLHLVLTRRAGGAGRALYEPVIQRLRELSAPGLVMSGPPEEGALLGTVRPAALPAGRGRLVTRREGTRLIQLTHLPPFRDSAKGTDSECD; this comes from the coding sequence GTGGGCACCGTGACGATCAAGCGGTCCGCTCGCCGGCCGGCTCCGGAGATCCCGGGCGGTGAGCTGCCGGTCGATCCGCCGCCGGAGATCCCGGAGCAGGTGTCCGGCCGCTGGCAGCAGTGGCTGATGGCGCTGCCGATGCTGGGCGGCACGCTGGCCATGGCGATGATGATGGGCCAGGGCCGCTCCGGGCCGTATGCGTATGTGATCGGCGGCCTGTTCGGCATCTCCTCGCTGGCCATGCTGACCACGTCGTTCGGGGCGGCCGGCGGGCCGCGCAAGGCCGAGATGATCGCCGCCCGCCGGGAGTATCTGCGGCATCTCTCCGGTCTGCGCCGCCGGGTCCGGGACACCGCGCAGCGGCAGCGGGCCGGCCTGCTCTATCGCCATCCCGATCCGCAGCGGTTGTGGTCCACGGTGGGCAGTCATCGGGTGTGGGAGCGGCGGCCGGCCGATCCGGATTTCGGGGTGGTGCGGGTCGGGCTGGGCCCACAGACGCTGGCCACTCCGTTGCTGCCACCGGTGACCCGGCCGCTGGACGAGTTGGAGCCGATGACCGCCGGGGCGTTGCGGCGCTTTCTCGACGCGTACTCGGTGGTGCCCGACCTGCCGGTCGCGATGTCGCTGCGTGGCTTCGCACGGGTTTTCATCCGCGGGACGGACGCCGGCGCTCGCGCGCTGGTCCGGGCGGTGCTGACCCAGCTGGCGGTCTTCCACCCACCCGGCGACCTGCTGATCGCGGTGTGCGCAGGGCCGGAGCACCGTGCGGACTGGGAGTGGGTGAAATGGCTGCCGCACGGTCGCCATCCCAGCCGGACCGACGCCCTCGGTCCGGTGCGCCTGGTGGCCGGCACCGTCGCCGGGGTGGAGGCGCTGCTCGACGACGTCCTCGCCGGACGGCCCCGGTTCCACCCCGGCGAGGAGGGCGAAACGGTCCCGCATCTGGTGATCGTGCGTGACGGCGTGGAGCCGACCGGTCTGCAGGATTCGTTGGCCGGGGTGACCGTGCTGGATCTCGACGCCGCACCACCGCGCCTGCTGGACCGGTCGATGCTGGTCCTCGCGGTGCACGACGACGGATCGCTGCTGACGTCCACGATGGATCTGCAGGCCGAGGCCGGCCGGGCGGACGGTTTGTCGGAGGCGGAGGCTGAAGCGGTCGCCCGCCGACTCGCCCCGTTGCGCCTGGCCACGGCACCCGACCCGGGCGGCTCGCCGACCGCCGTCGAGACCGGCCTGGCCGAGCTGCTCGGCATCGCGGATCCGGAGAGTTTCACGGTGTCCGCCGCCCGGCGTGCCCGGCCGCACCGGGAGCGGCTGCGGGTGCCGATCGGCGTGAACGCCGACGGCCTGCCGGTCGAGCTGGACCTGAAGGAGTCGGCTCAGGACGGGATGGGCCCGCACGGGCTGCTCATCGGCGCGACCGGCTCCGGCAAGTCGGAACTATTGCGTACGCTCGTGCTCGCCCTGGCCACCACCCACTCGTCCGAGACGCTGAACTTCGTCCTGATCGACTTCAAGGGCGGCGCCACGTTCGCGTCGATGGACCGGCTGCCGCACACCGCCGCCCTGATCACCAACCTGGAGGACGCGCTCCCGCTGGTCGACCGGATGGCCGACGCGATCGACGGCGAGCTGATCCGGCGGCAGGAATTGCTGCGCCGGGCCGGGAACTTTGCCGGGCTGCGCGACTACGAGCAGGCCCGGGAGCGTGGGGCCGCGCTTCCGCCACTGCCGTCGCTGCTGGTGATCTGTGACGAGTTCTCCGAGCTGCTGCAGAAGAAGCCGGAGTTCATCGAGCTGTTCCTGCAGATCGGCCGGTTGGGACGGTCGCTCGGCGTGCACCTGCTGCTGGCCAGTCAGCGGCTGGAGGACGGCCGGTTGCGCGGGCTGGACACCCACCTGTCGTACCGGATCGGCCTGCGGACCTTCTCCGCGCTGGAGTCCCGTGCGGTGCTCGGCGTCCCGGATGCGTACGAGTTGCCGCGTTCCCCGGGACACGGCTACCTCAAGTCCGGCACCGAGCCGCTGAGCCGGTTCAAGGTCGCCTACGCCTCCGGGCCGGTACGCCGAGGCGGTGGGCGCGGACGTGCGGCGGGCGACGCGGACGGGCCACGCGTGCTCCCGTGGACCACCCAGCATGTGGCCGCGCCGGAGCCGGTCGCGCAGGCGGAACCCCCGTCCGGGGAGACGCTGATCAGCGTGCTGGTGGACCGGCTCGCCGGGCAGGGACCGCCGGCACATCAGGTGTGGTTGCCGCCGCTGGAACGGTCCGCGGCACTCGACGACCTGCTCGGTCCGGTCGTCACCGATCCGCGGCGTGGCCTGACCGTCGCCAACCCGGCGCTGCACGGACGGCTGCAGGTGCCGGTCGCGCTCGTCGACAAACCGCGCGAGCAGCTGCGGGACGTGATGTGGCTGCAACTGGCCGGTTCGGCCGGGCACGTCGCGGTGGTCGGCGGGACGTTGAGTGGCAAGTCCACTGTGCTGCGGACGCTCATCTGCGGGCTCGCGTTGACCCACACGCCGGCCGAGGTGCAGGTGTACTGCCTCGACTTCGGTGGTGGCGGGCTCGGCACGGTGCGGGACCTGCCACACGTCGGTGGGGTGTTCGGGCGGTTGGACGCGGAGGGCGTACGGCGGACGGTCGGCGAGATGGTGACCTTGCTCGCCGAGCGGGAGCAGCGGTTCGCCGAGCTCGGTGTCGACTCGATGGCGGGCTACCGGCAGCGGCGGGGCGCCGATCCGTTCGGCGACGTCTTCCTGGTGGTGGACGGCTGGGCGACACTCCGCAACGACTACGAGGAGCTGGAACCGGTCCTCACCGACCTGGCCACCCGCGGCCTGTCGTACGGGATCCACCTCGCCGCCGCCACCTCCCGCTGGATGGACTTCCGCCCGGCGGTCCGGGACCTCTTCGGTTCCCGGATCGAACTGCGCCTCGGCGACCCGGCCGACTCGATCATCAACCGGCGGGCCGCGCTGGCCGTGCCGGAGCAGCGACCCGGCCGCGGCGTGCTGGAGAACCCGGCCGATCGCAGTCGCGGACTCCACCTGCTCACGGTCCGGCCCGAGGTGGCAGTGCTCGGTGACACGGCGGGGCTGGTCAAGGCGGTGGCGACAGCCTGGAACGGCCCGGAGGCACCCGCGGTGCGGTTGTTGCCGGCGTCCGTCCCGTACCCCGGCTCCGGCACTGACCACGGCAGCGGCCTGCGCATCCCGATCGGCATCGCGGAGTCCGATCTGCAGCCCGTGACCATCGACTTCGCGACAGACCCGCACTTCCTGCTCTTCGGCGACGCCGAGTGCGGCAAATCGTCGTTCCTGCGGGCCCTCGCCACCTCGGTGACCCGGCGCTTCGCGCCGGAGCAGGCCCGGGTCATCCTGGTCGACTACCGGCGCAGCCTGATGGACCTGCCCGCGACCGAACACCGCATCGGGTACGGCATACAGGCCCAGCAGACACAGGACCTGATGCAGTCCGTGGCCGGATACATGCAACGCCGTCTGCCCGGTCCCGAGGTGACCGCCCAGCAGCTGCGGGACCGCTCCTGGTGGACCGGCCCCGAGCTGTTCGTCCTCGTCGACGACTACGACCTGGTGGTGGCCGGACCGGCGAACCCGCTGACGCCCCTGCTGGAGTACCTGCCGCAGGCCCGCGACATCGGACTGCACCTGGTCCTCACCCGCCGGGCCGGCGGCGCGGGCCGGGCCCTGTACGAGCCGGTGATCCAACGCCTGCGCGAGCTCTCCGCGCCGGGTCTGGTGATGTCCGGCCCACCCGAGGAGGGTGCATTACTCGGCACCGTCCGTCCGGCGGCGCTACCTGCGGGACGTGGCCGCCTGGTCACCCGCCGTGAGGGAACCCGCCTGATACAGCTGACACATCTGCCACCCTTTCGTGATTCGGCTAAAGGAACAGACTCGGAGTGCGATTAG
- the mycP gene encoding type VII secretion-associated serine protease mycosin, which yields MLSLPSSRSRWGAAALAGLFAITTPATAAVAAPAPTQVGPLAEPVVADPDWARAEQWHLQALNLAGAWTYADGTGVTVAVLDSGVDAHHVDLEGQVLPGLDLVDNEGDGATDPVGHGTTVSAIIAGRSDDNAGVVGIAPKAKILPVRVLDAENRYDDALVVAKGVRWAVDHGAKVLNLSLGGSGSSAALAAALDYAFAKDVVVIACTGNATASTTPESAGVWYPAREPGVVAVTGMEREGGKLWSGSITGKETVITAPATHLLGARPDGYWKVQGTSFAAPMVAGTAALIRSRWPDMPAAEVINRLIRTAKDQGAPGRDAEFGFGMVDPVGALTADVPIVLTNPLDNTPPPGVAGFGSAPAAGGQAQSAPESSGQPDAAKPAPGSNAGGGAIPAAAPIQSETSHARWIAVLLFLISAAAAAITIRRFARATT from the coding sequence GTGCTGAGCCTGCCCTCGTCCCGGTCACGCTGGGGCGCGGCCGCCCTGGCCGGACTGTTCGCGATCACTACCCCCGCCACCGCAGCCGTCGCCGCGCCCGCACCGACGCAGGTCGGGCCGCTGGCCGAGCCGGTCGTGGCCGATCCGGACTGGGCCCGGGCCGAACAGTGGCACCTGCAGGCGCTGAACCTGGCCGGCGCGTGGACGTACGCGGACGGCACCGGCGTGACGGTCGCGGTCCTGGACTCCGGGGTCGACGCCCACCACGTCGACCTGGAAGGCCAGGTGCTGCCCGGCCTCGACCTGGTGGACAACGAGGGCGACGGCGCGACCGACCCGGTCGGCCACGGCACCACGGTGTCGGCCATCATCGCCGGCCGGTCGGACGACAACGCCGGCGTCGTGGGCATCGCCCCCAAGGCCAAGATTCTTCCGGTACGCGTTCTGGACGCGGAGAACCGCTACGACGACGCCCTGGTCGTGGCGAAAGGGGTGCGCTGGGCGGTCGACCACGGCGCCAAGGTGCTGAACCTGTCGCTCGGCGGCAGCGGCTCCAGCGCCGCTCTGGCCGCGGCTCTGGACTACGCGTTCGCCAAGGACGTGGTGGTGATCGCCTGCACCGGCAACGCCACCGCCTCGACCACCCCCGAGTCCGCCGGGGTCTGGTACCCGGCACGCGAACCCGGCGTGGTCGCGGTGACCGGCATGGAGCGTGAGGGCGGCAAGCTGTGGTCCGGCTCGATCACCGGCAAGGAAACCGTGATCACCGCGCCGGCCACCCACCTGCTCGGCGCCCGGCCGGACGGCTACTGGAAGGTGCAGGGCACGAGCTTCGCCGCGCCGATGGTGGCCGGCACCGCGGCGCTGATCCGCTCCCGCTGGCCGGACATGCCGGCCGCCGAGGTGATCAACCGGCTGATCCGGACGGCCAAGGACCAGGGCGCTCCGGGCCGCGACGCCGAGTTCGGATTCGGCATGGTGGACCCGGTCGGCGCGCTCACCGCCGACGTGCCGATCGTGCTCACCAACCCGCTGGACAACACGCCGCCCCCCGGAGTGGCCGGTTTCGGCAGCGCGCCCGCCGCGGGCGGCCAGGCGCAGTCAGCTCCGGAGTCTTCCGGTCAGCCAGACGCGGCCAAGCCGGCGCCTGGTTCGAACGCGGGCGGCGGCGCCATCCCGGCCGCCGCACCGATCCAGTCGGAGACGAGCCACGCCCGCTGGATCGCAGTCCTGCTGTTCCTGATCTCCGCCGCCGCCGCAGCGATAACAATCCGCCGCTTCGCCCGCGCCACCACCTGA
- a CDS encoding MarP family serine protease: MPVVDVFLIVLMLLFAVSGYRQGFVIGALSLGGFFSGVLIGLQLGPLLAKQFADGTVRLVVALAVILTLAVLGQTLAGWLGTNLRRGIDSKPLQHVDDAGGAVISVVALLLAAWLVAVPLGSTPFPAVNREFRSSAILGGINGLMPEEAQTLSSALRDTLDTSGFPDVFGGLARTQAKEVAEPDPRLKNSEVVQTSKRSVLKVLGAAPSCSRRIEGTGFVYAQERVMTNAHVVAGTREVLVETSRGQLEGTVVVYDPKRDLAVLYVPGLKAPIMPFAGKEAATGANAIVLGYPQDGPYNAQSARVRDVSRITGPDIYDASDVTREIYTIKSRVRSGNSGGPLIDPSGAVLGVIFAAAADDENVGFALTADEAAGVAKAGRQSTKGVRTGECA; this comes from the coding sequence GTGCCTGTGGTCGATGTCTTCCTGATCGTGCTGATGCTGCTCTTCGCGGTCAGTGGCTACCGCCAGGGCTTCGTCATCGGTGCGCTCTCGCTGGGCGGGTTCTTCAGTGGCGTACTCATCGGTCTTCAGCTCGGCCCGCTGCTCGCGAAACAGTTCGCGGACGGCACCGTCCGGCTCGTGGTGGCCCTCGCGGTCATCCTCACCCTGGCCGTGCTCGGGCAGACGCTGGCCGGCTGGCTCGGCACCAACCTGCGGCGCGGCATCGACAGCAAACCGCTGCAGCACGTGGACGACGCCGGTGGCGCGGTCATCTCGGTGGTCGCCCTGCTGCTCGCCGCGTGGCTGGTCGCGGTTCCGCTCGGCTCCACGCCGTTCCCGGCGGTCAACCGGGAGTTCCGCAGCAGCGCGATCCTCGGCGGGATCAACGGGCTGATGCCGGAGGAGGCGCAGACGCTCTCCTCGGCGCTGCGCGACACGCTGGACACCAGCGGCTTCCCGGACGTTTTCGGCGGGCTCGCGCGTACTCAGGCCAAAGAAGTCGCCGAGCCCGACCCCCGGCTGAAGAACTCCGAGGTCGTGCAGACGTCGAAGCGTTCGGTGCTGAAGGTCCTGGGCGCGGCGCCGAGCTGCTCCCGGCGGATCGAGGGAACCGGATTCGTGTACGCCCAGGAGCGCGTGATGACCAACGCGCACGTGGTCGCCGGAACCCGCGAAGTGCTGGTGGAAACGTCCCGCGGCCAGCTCGAAGGCACCGTCGTGGTGTACGACCCGAAGCGCGACCTGGCCGTTCTGTATGTGCCCGGCCTGAAGGCGCCGATCATGCCGTTCGCCGGCAAGGAGGCCGCGACCGGGGCGAACGCGATCGTGCTCGGCTATCCACAGGACGGGCCGTACAACGCGCAGTCCGCCCGCGTTCGTGACGTCAGCCGGATCACCGGGCCGGACATCTACGACGCGAGCGACGTGACCCGGGAGATCTACACGATCAAGTCCCGCGTCCGCAGCGGAAACTCAGGCGGCCCACTGATCGACCCGAGCGGCGCGGTCCTCGGCGTGATCTTCGCGGCCGCGGCGGACGATGAGAATGTCGGCTTCGCCCTCACCGCGGACGAGGCAGCCGGCGTGGCCAAGGCCGGCCGCCAGAGCACGAAGGGCGTCCGCACCGGCGAGTGCGCCTGA
- a CDS encoding NUDIX hydrolase: protein MSQGQILHRPDDLPSWFEPLLTRVGQCRTEDFTTLRQPAGGGGRHSAVLVLLGESEPAADTPGGPDLLVLQRAATMRNHAGQPAFPGGATDPEDADAAATALREADEEVGLDKSSADVLALLPDLWIPVSSFVVTPVLAWWRSPHPVRPRQPAEVAHVARLPISELADPANRIRVRHPSGWVGPAFQVRGLLVWGFTAGVISVLLDMAGWTQPWEPGRIVELPDAAAPVPAARGGAPDEVVP, encoded by the coding sequence ATGAGTCAGGGACAGATCCTCCACCGGCCGGACGACCTGCCGTCCTGGTTCGAGCCGCTGCTGACCCGGGTCGGGCAGTGCCGTACCGAGGACTTCACCACGCTGCGCCAGCCGGCCGGCGGCGGTGGGCGCCACAGCGCCGTGCTGGTGCTGCTCGGCGAGAGCGAGCCGGCCGCTGACACCCCGGGCGGACCGGACCTGCTGGTGCTGCAGCGGGCCGCGACCATGCGCAACCACGCCGGGCAGCCCGCGTTCCCCGGCGGCGCGACCGATCCGGAGGACGCCGACGCCGCTGCCACCGCGTTGCGCGAGGCGGATGAGGAGGTCGGCCTCGACAAGTCGAGCGCGGACGTGCTGGCCCTGCTGCCGGACCTGTGGATCCCGGTGAGCAGTTTCGTGGTCACCCCGGTGCTGGCCTGGTGGCGGAGCCCGCACCCGGTCCGCCCGCGGCAGCCCGCCGAGGTGGCGCATGTCGCCCGCCTGCCGATCAGTGAACTGGCCGACCCCGCGAACCGTATCCGGGTGCGACATCCGAGCGGCTGGGTCGGGCCTGCCTTCCAGGTCCGGGGGCTGCTCGTCTGGGGTTTCACGGCGGGGGTGATCTCGGTTCTGCTGGACATGGCCGGCTGGACGCAGCCGTGGGAGCCGGGCCGCATCGTCGAGCTGCCGGACGCCGCGGCACCGGTACCCGCGGCGCGTGGCGGAGCGCCCGATGAGGTGGTGCCGTGA
- a CDS encoding TlpA family protein disulfide reductase translates to MSRFRGGLAVAAALLLLSACTASAEPDKPPTPSPFGECPAPASAPAVASELPELTLSCFTGGQEIALSSLPRPAVINIWASWCGPCRDELPVMQGLADRAAGKLTVIGVDSQDRREAAASFATDNGISMPTLVDPDGKLAMAVKQAGLPATVFVDTDGGVYVHRRALDVDELIEKVREHFGVTVTR, encoded by the coding sequence GTGAGCCGGTTCCGCGGGGGACTGGCGGTTGCGGCCGCCCTGCTGCTGCTCTCGGCGTGCACTGCATCCGCGGAACCGGACAAACCGCCAACCCCGTCGCCGTTCGGCGAGTGCCCCGCGCCCGCAAGCGCACCGGCCGTCGCGAGTGAGCTGCCGGAGCTGACCCTGTCGTGCTTCACCGGCGGTCAGGAGATCGCGCTCAGCAGCCTGCCGCGCCCCGCTGTGATCAACATCTGGGCGTCCTGGTGTGGGCCGTGCCGGGACGAGCTGCCGGTCATGCAGGGCCTCGCGGACCGCGCCGCCGGAAAGCTCACCGTGATCGGCGTGGACAGCCAGGACCGGCGGGAAGCGGCCGCCTCGTTCGCCACCGACAACGGCATCAGCATGCCGACCCTCGTCGACCCGGACGGCAAGCTCGCGATGGCGGTCAAGCAGGCCGGTCTGCCGGCCACCGTTTTCGTCGACACCGACGGCGGGGTCTACGTGCACCGGCGCGCGCTGGATGTCGACGAGCTGATCGAAAAGGTACGGGAGCACTTCGGCGTGACGGTGACACGATGA
- the nth gene encoding endonuclease III, protein MTRPRAASASRFARETELGRKRRARRMSRVLTETHPDAHCELDFTNPLELAVATILSAQTTDVRVNQVTPKLFQQYRTAADYAAADRAEMEQLLRPTGFFRAKTNSLIKLGQALVEQYGGELPNKLEQLVKLPGIGRKTANVILGNAFDVPGITVDTHFKRLTNRFGWVDEQDEVKIEFLVADLVEKRDWTMLSHRVIFHGRRVCHARKPACGACTLATMCPSYGTGPTEAAAAAKLLKGPRARDLAAAAGVDPDLVPLSAVLAPEEPAASAGEEPAALAGEEPAALAREEPAASAGEEPAAEGPGEL, encoded by the coding sequence GTGACTCGACCCCGCGCAGCGTCCGCATCCCGCTTCGCGCGGGAGACGGAGCTCGGTCGTAAGCGCCGCGCCCGCCGGATGAGCCGGGTGCTGACCGAAACCCATCCGGACGCGCACTGCGAGCTCGACTTCACCAATCCGCTCGAGCTGGCCGTCGCGACCATCCTGTCGGCGCAGACCACCGACGTCCGGGTCAACCAGGTCACGCCGAAACTCTTCCAGCAGTACCGGACGGCCGCCGACTACGCCGCGGCCGACCGGGCCGAGATGGAGCAGCTGCTCCGGCCGACCGGCTTCTTCCGGGCCAAGACCAACTCGCTGATCAAGCTCGGTCAGGCGCTGGTCGAGCAGTACGGCGGGGAGCTGCCGAACAAACTGGAGCAGCTGGTGAAGCTGCCCGGCATCGGCCGCAAGACCGCCAACGTCATCCTCGGCAACGCGTTCGACGTCCCCGGCATCACCGTGGACACCCACTTCAAGCGGCTCACCAACCGGTTCGGCTGGGTCGACGAGCAGGACGAGGTGAAGATCGAGTTCCTGGTCGCGGATCTGGTCGAGAAGCGTGACTGGACCATGCTGTCGCACCGGGTGATCTTCCATGGCCGGCGGGTGTGCCACGCCCGTAAGCCGGCCTGCGGCGCCTGCACGCTGGCCACCATGTGCCCTTCGTACGGGACCGGGCCGACCGAGGCGGCTGCCGCGGCGAAACTCCTCAAAGGCCCGCGGGCCCGTGATCTGGCCGCGGCCGCCGGCGTCGACCCGGACCTGGTCCCGCTGTCTGCGGTGCTCGCGCCGGAGGAACCGGCCGCTTCCGCTGGTGAGGAACCGGCCGCTCTCGCTGGCGAGGAACCGGCCGCTCTCGCTCGTGAGGAACCGGCCGCTTCCGCTGGCGAGGAACCGGCCGCTGAGGGGCCGGGGGAACTGTGA